The following are from one region of the Erwinia billingiae Eb661 genome:
- the lon gene encoding endopeptidase La, translating to MNPERSERIEIPVLPLRDVVVYPHMVIPLFVGREKSIRCLEAAMDHDKKIMLVAQKEASTDEPGINDLFSVGTVASILQMLKLPDGTVKVLVEGLQRAHITTLADNGDHFTAQAEYLASPEIDEREQEVLVRTAINQFEGYIKLNKKIPPEVLTSLNSIEDAARLADTVAAHMPLKLADKQSVLEMSDVNERLEYLMAMMESEIDLLQVEKRIRNRVKKQMEKSQREYYLNEQMKAIQKELGEMDDAPDENEALKRKIDAAKMPKEARDKTEAELQKLKMMSPMSAEATVVRGYIDWMVQVPWNARSKVKKDLVKAQETLDTDHFGLERVKDRILEYLAVQSRVSKIKGPILCLVGPPGVGKTSLGQSIAKATGRKYVRMALGGVRDEAEIRGHRRTYIGSMPGKLIQKMAKVGVKNPLFLLDEIDKMSSDMRGDPASALLEVLDPEQNIAFNDHYLEVDYDLSDVMFVATSNSMNIPAPLLDRMEVIRLSGYTEDEKLNIAKQHLLSKQIERNALKDSEITVDDSAIVSIIRYYTREAGVRSLERELSKLCRKAVKTLLMDKTIKHILINADNLKDYLGVQRYDYGRADNENRVGQVTGLAWTEVGGDLLTIETACVPGKGKLTYTGSLGEVMQESIQAALTVVRARAEKLGINGDFYEKRDIHVHVPEGATPKDGPSAGIAMCTALVSCLTGNPVRANVAMTGEITLRGQVLPIGGLKEKLLAAHRGGIKTVLIPDENKRDLEEIPDNVIADLDIHPVKRIEEVLTLALVNAPYGMQVATAK from the coding sequence ATGAATCCTGAGCGTTCTGAACGCATTGAAATCCCTGTGTTGCCGTTGCGTGACGTAGTGGTTTATCCGCACATGGTAATTCCGTTGTTTGTCGGTCGTGAGAAATCGATTCGCTGCCTTGAAGCCGCCATGGATCATGATAAAAAAATCATGCTGGTCGCCCAGAAAGAAGCTTCAACGGATGAACCTGGCATTAACGATCTCTTTTCTGTAGGGACCGTCGCCTCTATTCTGCAAATGCTCAAGCTGCCAGACGGTACGGTTAAAGTGCTGGTAGAAGGCCTGCAGCGTGCGCATATCACAACGCTTGCGGATAATGGTGACCATTTCACCGCGCAGGCTGAATACCTGGCGTCCCCTGAAATCGATGAGCGCGAGCAGGAAGTGCTGGTGCGCACCGCAATTAATCAGTTTGAAGGCTATATCAAACTGAATAAAAAAATCCCTCCTGAAGTGCTGACCTCGTTGAACAGCATTGAAGATGCTGCACGTCTGGCTGATACCGTTGCGGCACATATGCCGTTGAAACTGGCCGACAAACAGTCCGTGCTTGAGATGTCAGACGTCAATGAGCGTCTGGAGTATCTGATGGCGATGATGGAGTCAGAGATCGATCTGCTCCAGGTGGAAAAACGTATCCGCAATCGCGTCAAAAAGCAGATGGAAAAAAGCCAGCGCGAGTACTATCTGAACGAGCAGATGAAGGCTATTCAGAAAGAACTGGGCGAAATGGACGATGCGCCTGACGAAAATGAAGCGCTGAAACGCAAAATCGACGCGGCAAAAATGCCGAAAGAAGCGCGTGATAAAACCGAAGCCGAACTGCAGAAGCTGAAAATGATGTCTCCGATGTCAGCGGAAGCGACCGTGGTACGCGGTTATATCGACTGGATGGTTCAGGTGCCGTGGAATGCCCGTAGCAAGGTCAAAAAAGACCTGGTGAAGGCGCAGGAAACGCTGGATACCGACCACTTCGGTCTGGAACGCGTGAAAGATCGCATCCTGGAATATTTGGCAGTACAGAGCCGCGTCAGCAAAATTAAAGGGCCAATCCTCTGTCTGGTTGGGCCTCCGGGTGTGGGTAAAACCTCACTGGGCCAGTCTATCGCCAAGGCGACGGGCCGTAAGTATGTTCGTATGGCGCTGGGCGGCGTGCGTGATGAAGCGGAAATTCGCGGTCACCGTCGTACCTATATTGGTTCTATGCCGGGCAAATTAATCCAGAAAATGGCCAAAGTGGGCGTTAAAAACCCGCTGTTCCTGCTGGATGAAATCGACAAAATGTCCTCGGACATGCGCGGCGACCCGGCTTCAGCGCTGCTTGAAGTGCTGGATCCGGAACAGAACATTGCCTTTAACGACCATTACCTGGAAGTGGATTACGATCTCTCCGACGTGATGTTCGTGGCAACGTCCAACTCGATGAACATTCCTGCGCCGCTGCTGGACCGTATGGAAGTTATTCGTCTGTCGGGTTACACCGAAGACGAGAAGCTGAATATTGCTAAGCAGCATTTGCTGTCCAAGCAGATCGAGCGTAACGCCCTGAAAGACAGTGAAATCACCGTCGATGACAGCGCCATCGTCAGCATCATTCGTTACTACACGCGTGAAGCGGGTGTGCGTAGCCTTGAGCGCGAGCTGTCCAAACTGTGCCGTAAAGCGGTGAAGACCTTGCTGATGGACAAAACCATCAAGCATATTCTGATCAATGCTGACAACCTGAAAGACTACCTCGGCGTTCAACGTTATGACTACGGTCGTGCGGACAACGAAAACCGCGTCGGTCAGGTAACCGGTCTGGCGTGGACGGAAGTGGGTGGCGATCTGCTGACCATCGAAACGGCTTGCGTACCGGGTAAAGGTAAACTGACCTATACCGGTTCACTGGGCGAAGTGATGCAGGAATCTATCCAGGCGGCGTTGACCGTGGTGCGTGCCCGCGCTGAGAAGCTGGGTATCAACGGTGACTTCTACGAGAAGCGTGATATTCACGTTCACGTCCCGGAAGGCGCGACGCCGAAAGATGGTCCAAGTGCGGGTATAGCAATGTGTACCGCGCTGGTGTCCTGTCTGACCGGTAACCCGGTGCGTGCCAATGTGGCGATGACCGGTGAGATCACTCTGCGTGGTCAGGTTCTGCCAATTGGTGGACTGAAAGAGAAACTGCTGGCTGCACACCGTGGTGGTATCAAAACGGTGTTGATCCCGGATGAAAACAAGCGCGATCTGGAAGAGATCCCGGACAACGTTATCGCCGATCTGGACATCCATCCGGTGAAGCGCATCGAAGAAGTCCTGACACTTGCGCTGGTCAATGCCCCTTATGGCATGCAGGTTGCGACCGCAAAATAG
- the hupB gene encoding nucleoid-associated protein HU-beta, translating into MNKSQLIDKIAASADISKAAAGRVLDAFMGSVSDSLKEGDEVALVGFGTFSVRERSERTGRNPQTGKEITIPAGKVPGFRAGKALKDAVN; encoded by the coding sequence GTGAATAAGTCACAGTTGATCGACAAAATTGCTGCAAGCGCCGACATTTCTAAAGCGGCAGCGGGACGTGTTTTAGATGCTTTCATGGGCTCAGTGTCAGATTCACTGAAAGAAGGCGATGAAGTTGCACTGGTAGGCTTCGGCACGTTCTCCGTGCGTGAGCGCTCAGAGCGTACCGGCCGTAACCCACAGACCGGTAAAGAAATCACCATCCCAGCGGGTAAAGTACCAGGCTTCCGTGCCGGTAAAGCGCTGAAAGACGCCGTTAACTAA
- the ppiD gene encoding peptidylprolyl isomerase, producing the protein MMDNLRAASNHVVLKIILALIILSFVLTGVGNYLIGGNGDYAAKVNGQEISRAQLENAFSNERSRQQQQLGEQFSQLAGNPAYIQQIRQQALSQLVDESLLTGYAKDLGLAISDDQIKQAIFNQSAFQTNGKFDNTKYLGLINQMGFTADQYAEALRKQLTTQQLIAAVTNTDFMLTGETDALAALVSQERLVREATINVAALAAKQTVSAEEIKNYYEQNKNNFMSPEQFRVSYIKLDAASMQETASEADIQSWYDQHQADYTQPQRSRYSIIQTKTEAEAQSALDAMKKGGDFAALAKEKSADPISARNGGDMGWLEPDTTPDELKSAGLKEKGQLSGVIKSSVGFIVARLTDVQPQQIKPLAAVHDDIAAKVKQEKAIDAYYKLQQKVSDAATNDNESLAGAEQAAGVKAVETGWFSHDNPPAELNFKQVEQAIFNGGLVGENGAPGSNSDIITVDGDRAFVLRVSEHKPEAVKPLDQVTAQITDTLKTQKAQAQAKAQADKLLADLKAGKGDEAMKAANLSFGSQKTLTRNGQDAVTQAAFTMSLPAKDKPSYATSEDGEGNVLLVALDQVRSGSMPDAQKKAMVQGITQNNAQITFEAMLSNLRKEAKIKYGAAAQAQ; encoded by the coding sequence ATGATGGACAATTTACGCGCGGCGTCGAACCATGTCGTGCTCAAAATTATATTGGCATTGATCATTCTGTCTTTCGTTTTGACCGGGGTGGGCAACTACCTGATCGGCGGTAACGGAGATTACGCCGCCAAGGTTAACGGACAGGAAATCAGCCGTGCACAGCTCGAGAACGCCTTCTCAAATGAACGTTCACGTCAGCAGCAGCAGTTGGGCGAACAGTTCTCCCAGCTCGCCGGAAACCCTGCCTACATTCAGCAGATCCGCCAGCAGGCGCTGTCTCAGCTGGTCGATGAATCGCTTCTGACCGGCTATGCCAAAGATCTCGGCCTGGCCATCAGCGATGATCAAATCAAACAGGCTATTTTCAACCAGTCGGCTTTCCAGACCAACGGCAAGTTTGATAATACAAAATACCTGGGCCTGATCAATCAGATGGGCTTCACCGCCGATCAATACGCTGAAGCGCTGCGTAAGCAGTTGACCACCCAACAGCTGATTGCTGCGGTGACCAACACCGACTTCATGCTGACCGGTGAAACTGACGCACTGGCTGCGCTGGTTTCTCAGGAGCGTCTGGTTCGCGAGGCGACGATCAATGTGGCGGCACTGGCCGCTAAACAGACCGTCAGCGCGGAAGAGATCAAAAACTATTACGAGCAGAACAAGAACAACTTCATGTCTCCTGAGCAGTTCCGCGTTAGCTACATCAAGTTAGATGCGGCTTCGATGCAGGAAACCGCCAGCGAGGCTGATATCCAGAGTTGGTACGATCAGCATCAGGCTGATTACACTCAGCCGCAGCGTAGCCGTTACAGCATTATCCAGACCAAAACCGAAGCGGAAGCGCAGTCGGCTCTGGATGCAATGAAAAAAGGCGGTGACTTTGCCGCGCTGGCTAAAGAAAAATCTGCTGACCCAATTTCTGCCCGTAACGGTGGCGACATGGGCTGGCTTGAGCCAGACACCACGCCGGATGAACTGAAAAGTGCCGGTCTTAAAGAGAAAGGTCAGCTGTCAGGGGTGATCAAGTCGTCTGTCGGCTTCATCGTTGCCCGTCTGACGGATGTTCAGCCACAGCAGATCAAGCCGCTGGCTGCCGTCCATGACGACATCGCTGCAAAAGTGAAGCAGGAAAAAGCGATTGATGCTTACTACAAACTGCAGCAGAAAGTGAGCGATGCGGCCACCAATGACAATGAGTCACTGGCGGGTGCAGAGCAGGCTGCTGGTGTGAAGGCGGTGGAAACGGGCTGGTTCAGCCATGATAATCCGCCTGCTGAGCTGAACTTCAAGCAGGTTGAGCAGGCCATCTTCAATGGCGGCTTAGTCGGCGAGAACGGCGCACCTGGCAGTAACTCGGACATCATTACGGTCGATGGCGATCGTGCGTTCGTGCTGCGTGTTAGCGAGCACAAGCCTGAAGCGGTGAAACCACTGGATCAGGTCACGGCACAGATCACCGATACGCTGAAAACGCAGAAGGCGCAGGCTCAGGCGAAAGCGCAGGCGGATAAACTGTTGGCCGATCTGAAAGCAGGCAAGGGTGATGAGGCGATGAAAGCCGCTAACCTGAGCTTCGGCAGCCAGAAAACGCTGACCCGCAACGGTCAGGATGCCGTAACCCAGGCCGCATTCACCATGAGTCTGCCAGCGAAGGACAAACCTTCTTACGCGACCAGTGAAGATGGTGAAGGCAACGTGCTGTTGGTGGCGCTGGATCAGGTGCGTAGCGGTTCAATGCCGGACGCGCAGAAGAAGGCAATGGTTCAGGGGATCACGCAAAACAACGCGCAGATCACCTTCGAAGCCATGCTGAGCAACCTGCGTAAAGAAGCCAAAATCAAATACGGTGCAGCCGCGCAGGCCCAATAA
- a CDS encoding helix-hairpin-helix domain-containing protein, producing the protein MKHPLIALCFFTAMSAGILTAIPVKAAETTSAASAQVATESTATASDKVSLNQATAQQLAAALNGVGLKKAEAIISYREQYGAFTDIEQLKEVPGMGNALVERNLSRLKL; encoded by the coding sequence ATGAAACACCCACTTATCGCGTTATGTTTTTTTACCGCAATGAGCGCAGGCATCCTGACTGCAATACCGGTAAAAGCGGCAGAAACGACATCGGCGGCGTCTGCTCAGGTCGCTACGGAAAGTACGGCCACTGCAAGCGACAAGGTAAGCCTGAATCAGGCTACCGCCCAGCAACTGGCCGCGGCATTGAATGGCGTCGGGCTCAAAAAAGCCGAAGCCATTATCAGTTACCGCGAGCAGTACGGCGCGTTTACCGATATTGAACAACTGAAAGAAGTGCCCGGCATGGGCAATGCGCTGGTGGAGAGAAATCTGTCACGGCTGAAATTGTGA
- a CDS encoding acyl-CoA thioesterase produces MHTTIKVRGYHLDVYQHVNNARYLEFLEEARWEWLERLESFNWLQENQLAFVVVNININYRRPAVMGDVLDIHSKLLQLGGKSGVIGQTVTLAPAGEVVADAALTFVCIDLRTQKAQPMEGELKRRMEEMLSA; encoded by the coding sequence ATGCATACCACCATCAAAGTCCGTGGCTATCATCTGGATGTTTACCAGCACGTCAATAATGCCCGCTATCTGGAGTTCCTTGAGGAGGCCCGTTGGGAGTGGCTGGAACGCCTGGAGTCGTTCAACTGGCTGCAGGAGAACCAACTGGCGTTTGTGGTGGTCAACATCAACATTAATTATCGCCGGCCAGCGGTGATGGGCGATGTGTTAGACATCCACAGTAAGTTGCTCCAGCTGGGCGGGAAAAGTGGCGTGATTGGTCAGACCGTGACGCTGGCCCCAGCGGGTGAAGTGGTGGCCGACGCCGCGCTGACGTTTGTCTGCATCGATCTGCGCACACAAAAGGCGCAGCCGATGGAAGGAGAACTGAAAAGAAGAATGGAAGAGATGCTGTCAGCGTAG
- the queC gene encoding 7-cyano-7-deazaguanine synthase QueC: MRRAVVVFSGGQDSTTCLIQALQQYDEVHCITFDYGQRHRAEIDIARELSLSLGARAHKVLDVTMLNELAVSSLTRESIPVPAYDPDASGLPSTFVPGRNILFLTLASIYAYQVEAEAVITGVCETDFSGYPDCRDEFVKALNHAIELGMARSVRFETPLMWLNKAETWALADYWQQLPLVRNETLTCYNGEKGDGCGECAACHLRAKGLNEYQANGHAVMAEMKRKTGLR, translated from the coding sequence ATGAGACGTGCAGTGGTGGTTTTCAGCGGTGGACAGGATTCAACAACCTGTCTGATTCAGGCTTTGCAACAGTATGATGAGGTGCATTGCATCACCTTCGATTACGGCCAGCGCCATCGTGCGGAAATCGATATTGCCCGCGAGCTTTCACTTTCTTTGGGCGCACGCGCGCACAAAGTCCTCGATGTAACCATGTTAAATGAATTGGCGGTCAGCAGCCTGACGCGTGAAAGCATCCCGGTACCGGCTTACGATCCCGATGCCAGCGGCTTGCCGAGCACCTTTGTGCCGGGCCGCAATATCCTGTTCCTCACCCTCGCCTCCATTTATGCTTATCAGGTTGAGGCGGAAGCGGTGATCACGGGCGTCTGTGAGACCGATTTCTCCGGCTACCCAGACTGCCGCGATGAGTTTGTTAAGGCGCTGAACCATGCGATTGAACTCGGCATGGCAAGGTCTGTGCGCTTTGAAACGCCGCTGATGTGGCTGAACAAAGCTGAAACCTGGGCGCTGGCCGACTACTGGCAGCAACTGCCGCTGGTACGCAATGAAACGCTGACCTGCTACAACGGCGAGAAAGGTGACGGCTGTGGCGAATGCGCTGCGTGCCATCTTCGCGCGAAGGGTTTGAACGAGTATCAGGCCAACGGGCACGCGGTGATGGCCGAAATGAAACGCAAAACCGGCCTACGCTGA
- a CDS encoding SgrR family transcriptional regulator has product MRQLNRLNQYQRLWQASLGEPQLTSVAEIAGRCICSERHVRTLLGQWQSAGWLRWQAQSGRGKCGQLEFFQSPTQLRTILFQQQLDQGLSHQALELVQIAPEQLNQLLKPFMGGQWLDDRPTLRIPYYRPLDPLNPLDMPGRAEQHLAGQIFSGLTRFQDDRVVADLAHHWQCSEDGLSWFFFLRPQLYWHSGERVTSQQIMQHLQRVIDSPAGAKQLASVKSLSLPQSMCLQIDLHRPDYWLTWRLATVLCLLTHPDDPAIGSGPWKLSHWSPELVRIENHERYYGNQPLMQMVEYWITPQLFDKTLGTSCRHPVQIAIGEQHELSLLRPVSRRISLGFCYLALKQNGALSPAQAQKILALIRSKKVIEELPLEEGLITPSLEMLPGWPVPEISAQEETELPATLNLHYHLPVELHAMAEKLQQVLAEEGCQLRLHFHPAKNWQGYSGLETADIIMGDRLIGEAPAFTLESWLKLDPLWPTLLGEVTHQQLLNTLEQIQCNNVEAERLTGLQQAFHQLMAQSVITPLFNYRYQVSAPPDVEDIALNAWGWFDFSRAWIPPPVTIP; this is encoded by the coding sequence ATGCGCCAGTTAAACCGACTCAATCAATATCAACGGCTGTGGCAGGCCAGCCTGGGCGAGCCTCAGTTAACCAGCGTGGCGGAGATTGCCGGGCGCTGTATTTGCAGCGAGCGCCATGTGCGCACGCTATTGGGCCAGTGGCAGTCGGCCGGCTGGTTGCGCTGGCAGGCTCAGTCCGGGCGCGGTAAATGCGGTCAGCTAGAATTTTTTCAGTCTCCGACTCAGCTCAGAACAATCCTTTTTCAGCAGCAGTTAGATCAAGGCTTGTCACATCAGGCGCTGGAACTGGTACAGATCGCACCGGAACAGCTTAATCAGTTGCTCAAACCCTTTATGGGCGGTCAGTGGCTGGACGATCGCCCCACGTTACGTATTCCTTATTACCGTCCGTTGGATCCCCTCAATCCACTGGATATGCCTGGGCGTGCTGAACAACATCTTGCCGGGCAAATTTTTTCCGGCCTGACGCGTTTTCAGGACGATCGCGTTGTTGCCGATCTGGCTCACCACTGGCAATGCAGTGAGGATGGTTTAAGCTGGTTTTTCTTTCTGCGTCCGCAGCTTTACTGGCACAGCGGCGAGCGGGTGACATCGCAGCAAATCATGCAGCACCTGCAAAGGGTCATCGACAGCCCGGCTGGGGCAAAGCAGTTAGCCAGCGTAAAATCCCTCTCTCTTCCTCAATCGATGTGCCTGCAAATCGATCTGCATCGCCCCGATTACTGGCTCACCTGGCGCCTGGCCACGGTGCTCTGCCTGCTGACGCATCCGGACGATCCTGCTATTGGATCCGGTCCGTGGAAATTGAGTCACTGGTCACCGGAGCTGGTCAGAATCGAAAATCACGAGCGTTATTATGGCAATCAGCCACTCATGCAGATGGTGGAGTACTGGATCACGCCACAGCTTTTCGACAAAACCCTCGGGACCAGCTGCCGCCATCCGGTGCAGATAGCAATTGGTGAGCAACATGAACTGTCGCTTTTACGCCCGGTCAGCCGTCGGATTAGCCTGGGATTTTGTTACCTGGCGTTGAAGCAGAACGGCGCCCTTTCCCCCGCTCAGGCACAAAAAATACTGGCGCTGATCCGCAGTAAGAAGGTGATTGAAGAACTGCCTCTGGAGGAAGGTCTGATTACCCCGAGTCTGGAGATGCTGCCCGGCTGGCCGGTGCCAGAGATTAGCGCCCAGGAAGAAACGGAATTGCCCGCTACGCTGAACCTGCACTATCACCTGCCGGTGGAACTGCATGCGATGGCCGAAAAGCTGCAACAGGTGCTGGCGGAGGAAGGTTGCCAGCTAAGACTGCACTTTCATCCAGCGAAAAACTGGCAGGGGTATAGCGGTCTGGAAACGGCTGACATCATTATGGGCGATCGCCTGATTGGTGAAGCGCCGGCGTTCACCCTGGAGAGCTGGCTAAAACTGGATCCTCTCTGGCCGACGCTGCTGGGTGAGGTGACTCATCAGCAACTGCTGAACACGCTCGAGCAGATCCAGTGCAATAACGTCGAAGCCGAGCGGCTGACCGGACTGCAACAGGCCTTTCATCAGCTGATGGCGCAGTCGGTGATTACGCCGCTGTTCAACTATCGTTATCAGGTGAGTGCCCCACCGGACGTGGAAGATATCGCCTTAAATGCCTGGGGATGGTTTGATTTTTCCCGCGCGTGGATCCCACCGCCGGTCACCATTCCCTGA
- the cof gene encoding HMP-PP phosphatase — protein sequence MARLAAFDMDGTLLMPDHQLGERTLTALRALDEKGVLLTFATGRHWLEMQPLIADFKLKAYLITGNGTRVHDQQGNLLSACDLSPDVAEEVIHTHWDTTASLHVFNDDGWLTEFDVPHILHAHQMSGFRYQLADLKRLPAHMITKTCFIADHDELCQLKGQLEDALGDRAHICFSARDCLEVLPPGCNKGTALDSLSSSLGFTLADCMAFGDAMNDREMLETVGRGFIMGNAMSQLKALLPHLPVIGHCETQGVSHYLNHWLSTPNLAYSPEY from the coding sequence ATGGCTCGTCTGGCGGCGTTTGATATGGATGGTACCTTGCTGATGCCTGACCATCAGCTGGGAGAACGAACTCTGACGGCGCTGCGTGCGCTGGATGAAAAGGGCGTATTACTGACCTTTGCTACCGGTCGCCACTGGCTGGAAATGCAGCCGCTGATCGCGGATTTTAAATTGAAGGCCTACCTGATCACCGGCAATGGCACGCGAGTACACGATCAGCAGGGCAACTTACTTTCCGCCTGCGATCTGTCGCCTGATGTGGCGGAAGAGGTCATTCATACGCACTGGGACACTACCGCCAGCCTGCATGTTTTTAATGATGATGGCTGGTTAACCGAGTTCGACGTGCCGCACATTCTCCACGCCCATCAGATGAGCGGTTTCCGCTATCAGCTTGCCGATCTGAAACGCCTGCCGGCACATATGATCACGAAAACCTGTTTCATCGCCGATCACGACGAGCTTTGCCAGCTCAAGGGACAGTTGGAAGATGCGCTGGGCGATCGTGCTCACATCTGTTTCTCTGCGCGGGATTGTCTTGAAGTCCTGCCGCCAGGCTGCAACAAAGGCACTGCGCTGGATTCTCTCTCGTCTTCGCTGGGTTTTACGCTGGCAGATTGCATGGCGTTTGGCGATGCCATGAACGATCGTGAGATGCTGGAAACGGTCGGTCGCGGATTCATTATGGGTAACGCGATGAGTCAGCTGAAAGCCTTACTGCCGCATTTACCGGTTATCGGACATTGTGAAACGCAGGGCGTGTCGCATTACCTCAATCACTGGCTTTCCACCCCAAACCTCGCTTATTCCCCCGAATATTGA
- a CDS encoding PLP-dependent cysteine synthase family protein, with product MSDLWVSHAIKEINADIQRSADTHLIRLPLAAYPGIWLYLKDESTHPSGSLKHRLARSLFLYGLCNGWIKEGTPIIEASSGSTAVSEAYFARLLGLPFIAVMPATTAKRKVEQITFYGGRCHFVSDPCQMYAESEQLARELNGHFMDQFTYAERATDWRGNNNIADSIFQQMQNEPFPVPESIVMSAGTGGTSATIGRYLRYQGHATRLTVVDPENSVFYDYWHQRDKTLRNTTGGKIEGIGRPRVEPSFIADVVDEMIRVPDAASIATMLWLEKQLGRKPGASTGTNVWGALQIASRMAEEQRTGAIVTLLCDSGERYLDSYYNAEWVAENIGDITPWQNMLN from the coding sequence ATGTCAGATTTATGGGTATCGCACGCTATTAAAGAGATCAATGCCGACATTCAACGTTCAGCCGATACGCATTTGATCCGCCTGCCGCTGGCAGCCTATCCCGGCATCTGGCTGTATCTGAAAGACGAGAGCACGCATCCCAGCGGCAGCCTTAAGCACCGCCTGGCGCGTTCGCTGTTTTTGTATGGCTTGTGCAACGGCTGGATAAAAGAAGGTACGCCAATTATCGAGGCTTCTTCGGGCAGCACTGCGGTTTCTGAAGCCTACTTCGCGCGGTTGTTGGGCCTGCCTTTTATTGCCGTTATGCCCGCCACCACGGCAAAACGTAAGGTTGAGCAGATTACCTTCTACGGCGGCCGTTGCCATTTCGTCAGCGATCCCTGCCAGATGTATGCTGAATCCGAGCAGCTGGCCCGTGAGCTGAACGGCCACTTTATGGATCAGTTTACCTATGCCGAACGGGCCACTGACTGGCGCGGTAATAACAATATTGCAGACAGCATTTTCCAGCAGATGCAGAACGAACCCTTCCCGGTGCCGGAAAGCATCGTGATGAGCGCTGGCACCGGCGGCACCTCGGCAACCATTGGCCGCTATTTGCGCTATCAGGGACACGCTACCCGGCTGACGGTGGTCGATCCTGAAAATTCGGTGTTTTACGATTACTGGCATCAGCGGGATAAAACCCTGCGCAACACCACCGGCGGGAAGATTGAGGGGATCGGTCGCCCGCGCGTCGAACCTTCATTTATTGCTGACGTGGTGGATGAGATGATCCGCGTGCCGGATGCCGCGAGTATTGCCACTATGCTCTGGCTGGAAAAACAGCTCGGCCGTAAGCCTGGCGCGTCAACCGGCACCAACGTGTGGGGAGCGTTGCAGATAGCCAGCAGAATGGCGGAAGAGCAGCGTACAGGCGCCATCGTCACGCTGTTGTGTGACAGCGGTGAACGCTATCTGGACAGCTATTACAATGCGGAGTGGGTCGCGGAAAACATCGGCGATATTACGCCATGGCAGAACATGCTTAACTAA
- a CDS encoding Lrp/AsnC family transcriptional regulator, translating to MTDKTDLKLLALLQQDCTLSLQALADAVHLTTTPCWKRLKRLEDEGYIRGRVALLDADKLDLSLTAFMLIKTQQHSSSWYQQFVEVVQAMPEVMGCYRMAGEYDYLLRIQVADMKTYDAFYKRLVNGVPGLLDVTSSFAMEEIKYTTALPLK from the coding sequence ATGACAGATAAAACTGACCTTAAGCTGTTGGCGCTGCTGCAGCAGGACTGCACGTTATCGCTGCAGGCGCTGGCTGATGCGGTGCATTTGACCACCACGCCCTGCTGGAAACGGTTGAAAAGGCTGGAAGATGAAGGCTATATTCGCGGCCGGGTCGCGTTGCTTGATGCCGATAAACTCGATCTGTCATTGACCGCCTTTATGCTGATCAAAACCCAGCAGCACAGCAGCAGCTGGTATCAGCAATTTGTTGAGGTGGTGCAGGCGATGCCCGAGGTGATGGGCTGTTATCGTATGGCCGGAGAATACGATTATCTGCTGCGCATTCAGGTGGCTGATATGAAAACCTATGATGCCTTCTATAAACGTTTAGTGAACGGGGTTCCAGGATTGCTGGATGTGACTTCGAGCTTTGCGATGGAAGAGATAAAATACACTACCGCGCTGCCATTAAAATGA